A region of Pseudorasbora parva isolate DD20220531a chromosome 14, ASM2467924v1, whole genome shotgun sequence DNA encodes the following proteins:
- the dag1 gene encoding dystroglycan, which translates to MRNKLKEFRDGGHPMLGQRDRTLLVLLIAMVLTVTEVRASWDQNPLEVLGDVRQLEASMHSVVLSDLHEAEAAVVSMSQPGGFPDSSAVVGRVFHMRVPIKAKDSRAVVKITEASKDVLPAWLHWDAESGTLQGLPLETDKGVHYISVSVSNESQVSQSPDVFSIEVHPEEHADTDPFHLAIQQSASNDVQPFICGNEEPVTVLTVILDADLTKMSSKQRVELLANMKKFSGMGLQHMKILPVVNNRLFDMSAFMAGPGNAKKVVENGALLSWKLGCSLDQSSIPDISSVQVPAKEGTMSAQLGYPVVGWHIANKKPHVPKRVRRQLNNTPTPIPSLLPPTAYPEPPIRIVPTPTSPSIAPTSDSSAPPVRGPVPLPVKPTIRNKDPIAYTPTLGPPQPTHVMDTTSTIGIQPTMTRPVYVGTSVTPATPTTRRPTKRPGKKPKTTPIPKEPKSTTAKPPRRTTPSVVVLDGNVKPDLRNPIDQVNAYVGTYFEVKVPSDTFFDKEDGTTDKLRLTLRKGNDVVGDDSWIQFNSTSQLLYGLPDQENEGKHEYFMQATDKGGLYAIDAFEVRVNRWGTSVKSPVLFTAVFDGDARTVTNDIHKKILLVKKLAQSFGDRNSSTVTLKNIIKGSIIVEWTNNSLQQNPCPKDQIHHLSRKISDPEGRPSSQFNHVMLPDFKASNITVRGTGSCRNYMFVPLGEIPDPTPSPVTPAVGAGRQSTDDVYLHTVIPAVVVAAILLIAGIIAMICYRKKRKGKLTIEDQATFIKKGVPIIFADELDDSKPPPSSSMPLILQEEKPPLPPPEYPNMASPETTPLNQDLLGEYTPLHDEDPNAPPYQPPPPFSVPMEGKGSRPKNMTPYRSPPPYVPP; encoded by the exons ATGCGCAATAAACTGAAAGAGTTCCGGGATGGGGGACACCCCATGCTGGGGCAGAGGGACAGGACTCTTCTGGTGCTGCTGATTGCAATGGTGCTGACAGTAACGGAAGTGCGGGCTTCCTGGGATCAGAACCCCTTGGAAGTTCTAGGCGATGTAAGGCAGCTGGAGGCGTCGATGCACTCGGTGGTGCTGTCCGACCTACACGAGGCAGAAGCGGCGGTCGTGTCCATGTCCCAGCCTGGCGGCTTCCCAGACTCCTCGGCGGTGGTGGGCAGGGTTTTCCACATGCGGGTGCCCATCAAAGCGAAAGACTCCAGGGCCGTAGTAAAG ATCACAGAAGCAAGCAAGGATGTGCTCCCAGCATGGTTGCATTGGGATGCAGAGAGTGGTACACTTCAAGGCCTTCCTCTAGAGACAGACAAGGGCGTTCACTACATATCAGTTTCTGTTTCCAATGAGAGCCAAGTCTCCCAAAGCCCAGATGTGTTCTCCATTGAGGTGCACCCAGAGGAGCATGCTGATACAGACCCTTTTCACCTTGCAATCCAGCAATCAGCCAGCAATGATGTCCAACCTTTCATCTGTGGCAATGAGGAGCCTGTTACTGTGCTTACCGTCATTCTGGATGCTGACCTCACAAAGATGAGCTCAAAGCAGAGGGTGGAACTACTTGCCAACATGAAAAAGTTCTCTGGCATGGGGCTTCAGCACATGAAGATTTTGCCTGTGGTCAACAACCGTTTGTTTGACATGTCTGCTTTCATGGCGGGACCAGGAAATGCCAAGAAGGTGGTTGAAAACGGAGCCCTCTTGTCCTGGAAACTTGGCTGCAGTCTGGATCAAAGCAGCATTCCTGATATTAGTAGTGTTCAGGTTCCAGCAAAAGAGGGGACCATGTCTGCACAGTTAGGGTATCCTGTCGTTGGATGGCACATCGCTAACAAAAAGCCCCATGTACCCAAAAGGGTGCGACGGCAGCTCAACAACACCCCCACTCCCATTCCCTCATTGCTCCCACCAACAGCTTACCCTGAGCCCCCCATCCGTATCGTACCCACACCAACCTCTCCTTCTATTGCTCCTACTTCAGACAGTTCTGCCCCACCAGTTCGTGGTCCTGTGCCACTTCCTGTGAAACCTACCATTCGAAACAAAGATCCTATTGCCTACACTCCAACCTTAGGACCCCCTCAGCCAACACATGTAATGGATACCACCAGCACAATCGGCATCCAGCCCACTATGACCAGACCTGTATATGTTGGAACCTCTGTGACCCCAGCAACTCCCACCACCAGGAGGCCGACGAAAAGACCTGGAAAGAAACCCAAGACAACACCAATACCGAAAGAACCCAAGTCCACCACAGCCAAGCCACCAAGACGTACCACTCCCTCAGTTGTTGTACTTGATGGCAATGTAAAACCCGACCTGCGTAACCCAATTGATCAGGTGAATGCCTACGTTGGCACCTACTTTGAGGTGAAGGTTCCATCTgatacattttttgacaaagagGATGGAACTACAGATAAGTTAAGGCTCACCTTGCGCAAGGGCAATGATGTGGTCGGGGATGATTCCTGGATACAGTTCAATAGCACAAGCCAGTTGCTGTATGGATTACCAGACCAGGAGAACGAAGGGAAACATGAGTATTTCATGCAAGCGACTGACAAAGGAGGTCTCTATGCAATAGATGCCTTTGAGGTCCGTGTAAATCGTTGGGGAACCAGTGTTAAGTCCCCAGTGTTGTTTACTGCCGTGTTTGATGGGGATGCACGTACAGTCACCAATGACATTCACAAGAAGATCCTTCTTGTCAAGAAACTGGCCCAGTCTTTTGGTGATCGTAACAGCAGCACTGTCACACTGAAGAACATCATCAAGGGCTCCATCATAGTGGAATGGACCAACAACAGCCTTCAGCAAAACCCCTGCCCAAAAGATCAAATACATCATTTGAGCAGAAAAATCTCTGATCCTGAGGGTAGACCCTCTTCACAATTCAATCATGTCATGTTACCAGACTTCAAAGCATCAAATATCACTGTCAGAGGCACAGGAAGCTGTCGTAACTACATGTTTGTACCATTAGGTGAGATCCCAGATCCGACCCCATCTCCTGTTACTCCTGCCGTGGGAGCGGGAAGACAGAGCACCGATGATGTTTATCTCCACACCGTCATACCAGCAGTGGTGGTTGCAGCTATTTTGCTGATTGCCGGAATCATTGCCATGATTTGCTATCGCAAGAAACGCAAGGGCAAGCTGACTATAGAAGACCAAGCTACTTTCATTAAGAAAGGAGTGCCAATTATTTTTGCGGATGAGCTCGATGACTCTAAGCCACCCCCATCTTCCAGCATGCCCCTTATCCTTCAAGAGGAAAAGCCTCCCCTTCCTCCACCGGAGTATCCCAACATGGCCAGTCCAGAGACAACACCTCTGAACCAGGACCTTTTGGGAGAGTACACTCCTCTACACGATGAGGATCCTAATGCCCCTCCCTACCAGCCGCCACCACCCTTCTCTGTCCCAATGGAGGGGAAAGGATCCCGCCCTAAGAACATGACCCCGTACAGATCTCCACCCCCTTACGTGCCACCCTAA